One stretch of Amycolatopsis tolypomycina DNA includes these proteins:
- a CDS encoding TOMM precursor leader peptide-binding protein, with the protein MTGSAVQPAPPRTLTATPPAAGPPVLAFKRHLRAEVRAGKGAYLFSEQGVISMRGARIESLAPLLDGTRELGEVLTARPDGMTPEEVAAIVAELVDAGLVSVRPAPGPAVDERELAYWDACGVDAPSAASRDTRREVRLLAVGDDVDTRPVVRALADAGLEVAPSGSAADEADLSIVLCTDYLDPRLGELDAEHRRTGRPWLLARPFAAQVWIGPILRPGESACWHCLTNRLWGHRHAEACAQELLGHEGPARRPAAALPSLTAAAAHLIALEASKWLAGYRHGGQESVWVLDTLDLQGKLHELRRRPQCPECGDATLVAARAELPIRLAPARKTTSTGGGHRTLTPAQTLERYRHLVSPVTGIIRDVRPDPAAPPFVNAYRSGFNVARGMTGVAGMQAGLRSENGGKGVSPIDAEVGALCEAVERFSGNYQGDEQRIRASFDELGAAAVHPNDCMLFAERQYRERAEWNATHGLFQHIAPRFDTTARIDWTPVWSLSGQRRLLPTGYLYYGVPAECGVRGLHADSNGAAAGSSLEDAVLQGTLELVERDAVALWWYNRTPMPGLDLGSFGDSWLEEMAGNYAGLGRELWALDLTSDLGVPVFVAISRRTDGPHEHIMFGFGAHLDPRIAVRRAVTELNQMIPDLLELGHAVDDPDTARWLEYATVANQPYLRPAAGERTRTLADFRFVHRPDVRDDVEALARTLAAAGSDLLVLDQTRPDVGLPVVKVLAPGLRPFWARYAPGRLFDVPVRLGRLAEPTPYERLNPFPMFL; encoded by the coding sequence ATGACCGGTTCGGCCGTGCAACCCGCCCCGCCCCGCACGCTCACCGCCACACCGCCCGCCGCCGGCCCCCCGGTGCTCGCGTTCAAGCGGCACCTGCGCGCCGAAGTGCGGGCGGGCAAGGGCGCGTACCTCTTCTCCGAACAGGGGGTGATCTCGATGCGAGGGGCGCGCATCGAATCGCTCGCGCCCCTGCTCGACGGCACCCGCGAACTCGGCGAGGTGCTCACGGCCCGGCCGGACGGGATGACACCCGAGGAGGTCGCCGCGATCGTGGCCGAGCTGGTGGACGCCGGCCTGGTCTCGGTGCGCCCGGCCCCGGGCCCGGCCGTCGACGAGCGGGAGCTCGCGTACTGGGACGCGTGCGGCGTCGACGCGCCGTCGGCCGCGTCCCGCGACACCCGCCGCGAAGTCCGGCTGCTGGCCGTCGGCGACGACGTCGACACCCGGCCCGTGGTGCGTGCGCTGGCCGACGCCGGGCTCGAGGTCGCGCCGTCCGGCTCGGCCGCCGACGAGGCCGACCTCAGCATCGTGCTGTGCACCGACTACCTCGACCCGCGTCTGGGCGAGCTCGACGCCGAACACCGGCGGACCGGCCGCCCGTGGCTGCTGGCCCGGCCGTTCGCCGCGCAGGTGTGGATCGGGCCGATCCTGCGGCCCGGCGAGTCGGCGTGCTGGCACTGCCTGACCAACCGGCTCTGGGGGCACCGGCACGCGGAGGCCTGCGCCCAGGAGCTGCTCGGCCACGAAGGGCCCGCGCGCCGCCCGGCCGCCGCGCTGCCGTCGCTGACCGCCGCCGCGGCGCACCTGATCGCGCTCGAGGCCAGCAAGTGGCTGGCCGGCTACCGCCACGGCGGCCAGGAGAGCGTCTGGGTGCTCGACACGCTGGACCTGCAGGGCAAGCTGCACGAGCTGCGCCGCCGTCCGCAGTGCCCCGAGTGCGGGGACGCCACGCTGGTGGCCGCGCGCGCGGAGCTCCCGATCCGGCTCGCGCCCGCCCGCAAGACCACCTCGACCGGCGGCGGCCACCGCACCTTGACGCCGGCCCAGACCCTCGAGCGCTACCGGCACCTGGTCAGCCCGGTCACCGGGATCATCCGGGACGTCCGGCCGGACCCGGCGGCGCCGCCGTTCGTCAACGCCTACCGGTCGGGGTTCAACGTCGCCCGCGGGATGACCGGCGTCGCCGGGATGCAGGCCGGGCTGCGCAGCGAGAACGGCGGCAAGGGGGTCAGCCCGATCGACGCCGAGGTCGGTGCGCTCTGCGAGGCCGTGGAACGCTTCTCCGGCAACTACCAGGGCGACGAGCAGCGCATCCGGGCGTCGTTCGACGAGCTCGGCGCGGCGGCCGTGCACCCCAACGACTGCATGCTCTTCGCCGAACGCCAGTACCGCGAGCGGGCCGAGTGGAACGCCACGCACGGCCTGTTCCAGCACATCGCCCCCCGGTTCGACACCACGGCCCGTATCGACTGGACCCCGGTCTGGTCGCTGTCCGGGCAGCGGCGGCTGCTGCCGACCGGGTACCTGTACTACGGCGTGCCCGCCGAATGCGGTGTCCGCGGACTGCACGCGGACTCCAACGGCGCGGCGGCCGGGAGCAGCCTCGAGGACGCCGTCCTCCAGGGCACGCTCGAGCTCGTCGAGCGGGACGCCGTCGCGCTCTGGTGGTACAACCGCACGCCGATGCCGGGGCTGGACCTCGGCTCCTTCGGCGACAGCTGGCTGGAGGAGATGGCAGGCAACTACGCCGGGCTGGGCCGGGAACTGTGGGCCCTCGACCTGACGTCCGATCTCGGCGTGCCCGTCTTCGTCGCGATCTCGCGCCGCACGGACGGACCCCACGAGCACATCATGTTCGGCTTCGGCGCCCACCTCGACCCGCGGATCGCCGTGCGGAGAGCGGTGACGGAGCTGAACCAGATGATCCCGGACCTGCTCGAACTGGGCCACGCCGTGGACGACCCGGACACCGCGCGGTGGCTGGAGTACGCGACCGTCGCCAACCAGCCCTACCTGCGCCCGGCCGCCGGCGAGCGGACGCGGACACTGGCCGACTTCCGGTTCGTCCACCGGCCGGACGTGCGCGACGACGTCGAAGCGCTGGCCAGGACGCTGGCGGCGGCGGGCAGTGACCTGCTGGTGCTCGACCAGACCCGGCCCGACGTCGGCCTGCCGGTGGTCAAGGTGCTGGCTCCCGGACTGCGGCCGTTCTGGGCCCGGTACGCTCCCGGCCGGTTGTTCGACGTTCCGGTGCGGCTGGGTCGGCTCGCCGAGCCGACGCCTTACGAGCGGCTCAATCCGTTCCCCATGTTCCTGTAG
- a CDS encoding winged helix-turn-helix transcriptional regulator, with translation MTTTRTYGQFCGLARALEIVGERWSMLVIRDLVLGPKRFTELQLGLPRIPASILSARLNELEQAGVIRRRVLPQLDASLVYELTEYGSELDHILLDLGLWGARSLGHPKDDDVFTNDAAILSLYTTFQQEAAAGVHVTYVLRHHDSLIIHAMIDDGTLKVGSGEHPAADLVIEPQGPELIDLVNGQLTASEALASGRVRIEGDFAHLELFTKLFRIPPKPELPDGIAFH, from the coding sequence ATGACGACCACTCGCACCTATGGACAGTTCTGCGGCCTCGCGCGTGCCCTCGAGATCGTCGGGGAGCGCTGGTCCATGCTGGTCATCCGCGACCTCGTGCTCGGCCCGAAGCGGTTCACCGAGCTGCAGCTCGGCCTGCCGCGGATCCCGGCCAGCATCCTGTCCGCCCGGCTCAACGAGCTGGAGCAGGCCGGCGTCATCCGCCGCCGCGTGCTGCCGCAGCTGGACGCGAGCCTGGTCTACGAGCTGACCGAGTACGGCAGCGAGCTCGACCACATCCTGCTCGACCTGGGCCTGTGGGGCGCGCGGTCGCTCGGGCACCCGAAGGACGACGACGTCTTCACCAACGACGCCGCCATCCTCTCGCTCTACACGACGTTCCAGCAGGAAGCCGCGGCCGGCGTGCACGTCACCTACGTCCTGCGCCACCACGACTCGCTGATCATCCACGCGATGATCGACGACGGCACCCTGAAGGTCGGCTCGGGCGAGCACCCCGCCGCGGACCTGGTCATCGAGCCGCAGGGCCCGGAGCTGATCGACCTGGTCAACGGCCAGCTCACCGCGTCCGAGGCGCTGGCTTCGGGCCGGGTGCGGATCGAAGGCGACTTCGCGCACCTCGAGCTGTTCACCAAGCTGTTCCGGATCCCGCCGAAGCCGGAGCTGCCGGACGGCATCGCCTTCCACTGA
- a CDS encoding copper resistance CopC/CopD family protein, which translates to MKRALALLAFLLGWLVLGATPASAHVEVLSSTPGDGARLSAAPSLVSITLSENVGIQPGSIKVVDLTGRQVDSGPVFQPGDVAEQVGVRLQPDLPDGSYLVEYAFVSADSHPVRGTFAFVVGTGPLVTSAGAVSAATGTDAAVDAVSTTVRWLAYVGVVLLGGLAFLVLCRPAGRTDRRARRLLYWGSGLVAAATVATFVLQGPYAAGRGLEAVFDTGLLADTLRVAYGKLLLLRLAALAALTVLLPRLLRPGLPDRLRSRYENVAMVTGFLVLLTFSATGHPVSDPIMFVSVTADLVHFGAIALWAGGLVQLALCLHRPADGEDLTAVATRFSRIAAGSVTAIALSGAVLALRIMPSLETLWTTKFGLLVLLKIAGLAILLLVASRSRRAVRRGLAPAPADGATAVVTADVRKLRLAVGVEVLLSVVVLALAALLTVTPPGG; encoded by the coding sequence GTGAAGCGCGCGCTGGCCCTGCTGGCCTTCCTCCTCGGCTGGCTGGTGCTCGGCGCCACTCCGGCTTCGGCGCACGTCGAGGTCCTCTCGTCGACCCCCGGGGACGGCGCCCGCCTGAGCGCGGCGCCGTCCCTGGTGTCGATCACGCTGTCGGAGAACGTCGGCATCCAGCCCGGCTCGATCAAGGTCGTCGACCTGACCGGCCGCCAGGTGGACTCCGGGCCGGTGTTCCAGCCCGGCGACGTCGCCGAGCAGGTCGGCGTCCGGCTGCAGCCGGACCTGCCGGACGGCAGCTACCTCGTCGAATACGCCTTCGTCTCGGCGGACTCGCACCCGGTGCGCGGCACGTTCGCGTTCGTCGTCGGCACCGGCCCGCTGGTGACGTCGGCGGGCGCGGTGTCCGCGGCCACCGGCACGGACGCGGCGGTCGACGCCGTCTCGACGACCGTGCGCTGGCTGGCCTACGTCGGCGTGGTGCTGCTCGGCGGGCTGGCGTTCCTGGTGCTGTGTCGCCCGGCGGGCCGGACCGACCGGCGCGCCCGCCGCCTGCTGTACTGGGGATCGGGCCTGGTCGCGGCGGCCACGGTGGCGACGTTCGTGCTGCAGGGCCCGTACGCGGCCGGGCGCGGACTCGAAGCCGTGTTCGACACGGGACTGCTGGCCGACACGCTGCGCGTCGCCTACGGCAAGCTGCTGCTCCTGCGGCTGGCGGCGCTCGCCGCGCTGACCGTGCTGCTGCCCCGCCTGCTGCGGCCGGGCCTGCCGGACCGGCTGCGGTCCCGCTACGAGAACGTCGCCATGGTGACCGGCTTCCTCGTGCTGCTGACGTTCTCGGCAACCGGCCACCCGGTCTCGGACCCGATCATGTTCGTCTCGGTGACGGCCGACCTGGTGCACTTCGGGGCGATCGCGTTGTGGGCAGGCGGCCTGGTCCAGCTGGCCCTGTGCCTGCACCGCCCGGCCGACGGCGAGGACCTCACGGCGGTGGCAACGCGCTTCTCCCGCATCGCGGCCGGCTCGGTGACGGCGATCGCCCTCAGCGGCGCGGTACTGGCGTTGCGGATCATGCCGTCCCTGGAGACGCTCTGGACCACGAAGTTCGGGCTGCTGGTGCTGCTGAAGATCGCGGGCCTCGCGATCCTGCTGCTGGTGGCGAGCCGATCACGCCGCGCGGTCCGCCGGGGCCTGGCCCCGGCACCGGCCGACGGCGCCACGGCCGTGGTGACCGCCGACGTCCGCAAGCTGCGGCTCGCGGTCGGGGTGGAGGTGCTGCTCAGCGTGGTGGTGCTGGCACTGGCGGCCTTGCTGACGGTAACCCCACCCGGCGGCTGA
- a CDS encoding maleylpyruvate isomerase family mycothiol-dependent enzyme — protein sequence MTPSRTVPAPDFVGYPAVRRGIRTLLDAHPGALARPVPACPEWTVADLLGHLAEIAERVLVRHGGTPPEPAADPLDRWDAAGALLDPLLAGAGGRSGEIMVMDAYTHELDLRAALGVPPPRTHVAAAASVDVLVRGLSGSIVRLGLPALRLRTTDGEEWLAGEGRPAATLTAPAHDLCRALAGRRSHAQLAAFDWSGPPEPWLPAFSWGPFSPPPHPGA from the coding sequence GTGACACCGAGCCGGACCGTCCCGGCGCCGGACTTCGTGGGCTACCCCGCGGTGCGGCGCGGCATTCGCACGCTGCTGGACGCGCACCCCGGCGCGCTCGCGCGGCCGGTCCCGGCGTGTCCGGAGTGGACCGTCGCCGACCTGCTCGGCCACCTCGCCGAGATCGCCGAGCGCGTGCTCGTCCGCCACGGCGGCACCCCGCCCGAGCCCGCCGCGGACCCGCTCGACCGCTGGGACGCCGCCGGCGCACTGCTCGACCCGCTGCTCGCGGGCGCGGGCGGGCGCAGCGGCGAGATCATGGTGATGGACGCCTACACCCACGAACTCGACCTCCGCGCGGCCCTCGGCGTACCGCCGCCGCGGACGCACGTGGCCGCCGCGGCGAGCGTGGACGTGCTGGTCCGCGGCCTGTCGGGCTCGATCGTCCGCCTCGGGCTCCCGGCATTGCGCCTGCGCACAACGGACGGCGAGGAGTGGCTGGCGGGCGAAGGCCGCCCGGCGGCGACGCTGACGGCTCCCGCTCACGACCTCTGCCGCGCGCTCGCCGGCCGCCGTTCCCACGCCCAGCTGGCGGCGTTCGACTGGAGCGGGCCGCCGGAGCCGTGGCTGCCCGCGTTCAGCTGGGGCCCGTTCAGCCCGCCCCCGCACCCGGGTGCCTGA
- a CDS encoding MgtC/SapB family protein, with product MPSREEEVKTLSTLWSTPAQWDLLPPVVLALVLSVAIGLEREAGMKAAGLRTHSLVGVGSAVFMLVSKYGFADLLSSDHVSLDPSRIAAQIVSGIGFIGGGLIFVRRDAVRGLTTAATIWLTAAVGTACGAGLPVLAVGTTIGHFVVTRGFPPLQRFVARHRREPPVVRLSYLDGQGVLRAALAACTGRGWVVHHVEVEHEPDWGVRVAKPPARGEGPDVTVSEEGQRIAVVTLRLDGRGDLYDLAAELAELPGVRSTSTGPGEPLDE from the coding sequence GTGCCGTCACGGGAAGAGGAGGTCAAGACGTTGTCGACGCTGTGGTCCACGCCGGCGCAGTGGGACCTGCTGCCGCCGGTGGTGCTCGCGCTCGTGCTGAGCGTCGCCATCGGGCTCGAACGCGAAGCGGGCATGAAAGCCGCCGGGCTGCGCACGCACAGCCTGGTCGGCGTCGGGTCGGCGGTGTTCATGCTCGTGTCGAAGTACGGCTTCGCCGACCTGCTGAGCAGCGACCACGTCTCGCTCGACCCGTCGCGGATCGCCGCGCAGATCGTGTCCGGCATCGGCTTCATCGGCGGCGGCCTGATCTTCGTCCGCCGCGACGCCGTCCGCGGCCTGACGACGGCGGCGACGATCTGGCTCACCGCCGCGGTCGGCACCGCCTGCGGCGCCGGGCTGCCGGTGCTGGCGGTCGGCACGACGATCGGGCACTTCGTGGTGACGCGCGGCTTCCCGCCGTTGCAGCGGTTCGTCGCGCGCCACCGCCGCGAGCCCCCGGTGGTGCGGCTGAGCTACCTCGACGGTCAAGGAGTGCTGCGCGCGGCACTGGCGGCGTGCACCGGACGGGGGTGGGTCGTCCATCACGTCGAGGTCGAGCACGAACCTGATTGGGGGGTCCGGGTGGCGAAGCCCCCGGCCCGGGGCGAAGGCCCGGATGTCACGGTTTCCGAAGAGGGACAACGGATCGCGGTCGTCACACTGCGGCTCGACGGCCGCGGCGACCTGTACGACCTGGCCGCCGAGCTCGCCGAACTGCCGGGCGTGCGGAGCACGTCCACCGGTCCCGGAGAACCGCTCGACGAATGA
- a CDS encoding DivIVA domain-containing protein gives MAPGGGEDEVRTRPEFDLAWRGFQRAQVTEYVAWAEAEMRRLTAEREAARQRVATLAEENGELRAKIDRISRTPIAPDALQERSRRMIELTREEAAEITARATEAAERTRREAEQEAVRLTEKERALVAEAEAERERRRAEHEEFVRAAEQRRRELDEAAAHRRAQLEEDHTRAMTVRRAASMRELAEQEAAARAKADHLVTTAEHHLATAKAKAEEVTAAAERQRQDFITDGERQLAAAKAEAEELAAEAKRRREDQLAAAKAEAEQLVAEAERRSESLVKAAEGEVAALSEVRDRLQATLLGCRGLLSEAAVALDDRPAPFDPEATLPMSKRVPVQRRSPAGDLSDAVG, from the coding sequence ATGGCCCCCGGCGGTGGCGAGGACGAGGTGCGCACGCGACCCGAATTCGACCTGGCGTGGCGCGGTTTTCAGCGCGCGCAGGTCACCGAGTACGTCGCTTGGGCCGAGGCCGAGATGCGCAGACTCACCGCCGAACGCGAAGCCGCGAGGCAGCGCGTGGCCACCCTCGCGGAGGAAAACGGGGAGCTCCGGGCGAAGATCGACCGGATCAGCCGGACACCGATCGCCCCGGACGCGCTGCAGGAGCGGTCCCGCCGGATGATCGAGCTCACCCGCGAGGAAGCGGCGGAAATCACCGCGCGCGCAACGGAAGCCGCCGAACGCACCCGCCGCGAGGCGGAACAGGAGGCCGTGCGGCTGACGGAGAAGGAGCGCGCGCTGGTCGCCGAGGCGGAGGCCGAGCGGGAGCGCCGGCGCGCCGAGCACGAGGAGTTCGTGCGCGCGGCCGAGCAGCGCCGCCGCGAGCTCGACGAGGCCGCGGCCCACCGCAGGGCCCAGCTGGAGGAGGACCACACGCGCGCGATGACGGTCCGCCGCGCCGCCTCGATGCGCGAGCTGGCCGAGCAGGAAGCGGCCGCCCGCGCCAAGGCGGACCACCTGGTGACCACGGCCGAACACCACCTCGCGACGGCCAAGGCCAAGGCCGAAGAGGTCACCGCCGCCGCCGAACGCCAACGCCAAGACTTCATCACCGACGGCGAACGCCAGCTCGCGGCTGCCAAGGCCGAAGCCGAGGAACTCGCCGCCGAGGCCAAGCGCCGCCGCGAAGACCAGCTCGCGGCCGCCAAAGCCGAGGCCGAGCAACTCGTCGCCGAGGCCGAGCGGCGCAGCGAATCGCTGGTCAAGGCGGCCGAAGGCGAGGTCGCCGCCCTCAGTGAAGTCCGCGACCGGCTGCAAGCCACCCTGCTCGGCTGCCGCGGGTTGCTGTCCGAAGCCGCCGTTGCGCTCGACGATCGGCCCGCCCCCTTCGATCCCGAAGCCACCCTGCCGATGTCGAAGAGAGTGCCCGTCCAGCGGCGGTCCCCGGCCGGCGACCTCTCCGACGCGGTCGGCTGA
- a CDS encoding CPBP family intramembrane glutamic endopeptidase: MSWSAGRVLALVAAVGTLAASTTLANRVLPGWAYPVCGLVAALVLVALGRAAGCSWTDLGLRGLRRPALVGLLGAAAVALVFGIAVAVPGLRTVYQDGRVGDPDLAQLLWLTCGRILFGTVLIEEVAFRGVLPGLFGATDERWRWPPILCSAALFGLWHALPALAIGRNAAVHALFGATPVVVLQVLAMAAAGVAGIFLHLWRHFGRGVLASVIVHFTTNAGGLTLVVVLR; encoded by the coding sequence GTGAGCTGGTCCGCCGGGCGGGTGCTCGCCCTGGTCGCGGCCGTCGGCACGCTGGCCGCGTCGACGACCTTGGCCAACCGGGTGCTGCCCGGCTGGGCCTATCCGGTGTGCGGCCTGGTGGCCGCGCTGGTGCTGGTCGCGCTGGGCCGGGCGGCCGGGTGCTCGTGGACCGACCTGGGGCTGCGCGGCCTCCGGCGGCCCGCGCTCGTCGGCCTGCTCGGCGCGGCCGCCGTTGCTCTCGTGTTCGGCATCGCGGTGGCCGTGCCGGGACTGCGGACCGTCTACCAGGACGGCCGTGTCGGCGACCCCGATCTCGCGCAGCTGCTGTGGCTGACGTGCGGGCGGATCCTCTTCGGCACGGTCCTCATCGAGGAGGTCGCGTTCCGCGGGGTGCTGCCGGGCCTGTTCGGGGCGACCGACGAGCGGTGGCGCTGGCCGCCGATCCTCTGCTCGGCGGCGCTGTTCGGGCTCTGGCACGCGCTGCCGGCGCTCGCCATCGGCCGCAACGCCGCCGTGCACGCGCTGTTCGGCGCCACGCCGGTCGTGGTGCTGCAGGTGCTGGCGATGGCCGCGGCGGGCGTCGCCGGGATCTTCCTGCACCTGTGGCGTCACTTCGGCCGCGGTGTGCTGGCGTCGGTGATCGTGCACTTCACGACGAACGCGGGCGGCCTCACCCTGGTCGTCGTGCTCCGGTAA
- a CDS encoding metal-sensitive transcriptional regulator, which translates to MTGYGGDREAYLKRLRRIEGQIRGLQRMVEQDKYCIDILTQVSAATKALQSFSLELLDEHLATCVVQAAAAGGEEADLKVREASDAIARLVRS; encoded by the coding sequence ATGACGGGTTACGGCGGCGACCGGGAGGCCTATCTCAAGCGCCTGCGCCGGATCGAGGGGCAGATCCGCGGGCTGCAGCGCATGGTCGAGCAGGACAAGTACTGCATCGACATCCTCACCCAGGTCTCCGCGGCGACGAAGGCGCTGCAGTCGTTCTCGCTCGAGCTCCTCGACGAGCACCTCGCGACCTGCGTCGTGCAGGCCGCCGCCGCGGGCGGCGAGGAGGCCGACCTGAAGGTCCGCGAGGCCTCGGACGCGATCGCGCGGCTCGTCCGCTCCTAG
- a CDS encoding heavy metal translocating P-type ATPase has product MTAAPATSVELAIGGMTCASCAARVERKLNKVDGVTATVNYATEKARVTYPGRLSVDDLKAVVEAAGYSARLPEPETPDETPALRKRLLIAAALTVPLVALAMVPAFQFDHWPWVSLALAAPVVTWGAWPFHRAAAVNLRHLTATMDTLISLGVVASVGWSLYALFSGMAHLYFEVAAAITTFILAGRYFEARSKRRAGAALRALMDLGAKDVTVVRDGEEHLVPIDDLREGDVFAVRPGEKIATDGVVAEGGSAVDTSMLTGESVPVEVGPGDAVTGATVNVGGRLLVRATRVGADTRLAQMARLVEAAQNGKAEVQRLADRVSAVFVPAVVFAALATLVVWLATGGSAEPAFTAAVAVLIIACPCALGLATPTALLVGTGRGAQLGILIKGPEVLESTRRVDTVVLDKTGTVTTGTMTLVEGDGEVLRLAGAVEAASEHPIGRAIAAAARERFGTLPAVTEFRGTPGVGVTGVVEGRVVSVGRAAGGDATTVAASWDGEVRGTLVVADTIKPTSARAVEELRALGLTPVLLTGDNAGVARKIAAEAGIDEVVAEVLPEGKVDVVKRLQAEGRVVAMVGDGVNDAAALAQADLGLAMGTGTDAAIEASDLTLVRGDLRAAGDAIRLARRTLATIKGNLFWAFAYNVAAVPLAALGLLNPMIAGAAMACSSAFVVSNSLRLRRFR; this is encoded by the coding sequence ATGACCGCCGCGCCAGCCACCAGCGTCGAGCTCGCCATCGGCGGGATGACGTGCGCGTCCTGCGCCGCCCGCGTCGAGCGCAAGCTCAACAAGGTCGACGGCGTGACCGCCACCGTCAACTACGCGACGGAAAAAGCGCGGGTCACCTACCCCGGCCGGCTCTCGGTCGACGACCTCAAGGCCGTCGTCGAGGCCGCCGGATACTCCGCGCGGCTGCCCGAACCCGAGACGCCCGACGAGACGCCCGCCCTGCGCAAGCGTTTGCTCATCGCGGCGGCCCTGACCGTCCCGCTCGTGGCCCTCGCGATGGTCCCCGCCTTTCAGTTCGACCACTGGCCGTGGGTCTCGCTCGCCCTCGCCGCCCCGGTCGTGACGTGGGGCGCCTGGCCGTTCCACCGCGCCGCCGCGGTCAACCTGCGCCACCTCACCGCCACGATGGACACGCTGATCTCCCTCGGCGTCGTCGCGTCGGTGGGCTGGTCGCTCTACGCGCTCTTCTCCGGCATGGCACACCTGTACTTCGAGGTGGCCGCCGCGATCACCACGTTCATCCTGGCCGGTCGCTACTTCGAGGCCCGGTCGAAGCGCCGCGCCGGGGCCGCCCTGCGCGCGCTCATGGACCTCGGCGCGAAGGACGTCACGGTCGTCCGCGACGGCGAAGAGCACCTCGTCCCGATCGACGACCTCCGCGAAGGCGACGTCTTCGCGGTCCGGCCGGGCGAGAAGATCGCCACCGACGGCGTGGTCGCCGAGGGCGGCTCCGCGGTCGACACGAGCATGCTCACCGGCGAGTCCGTCCCGGTCGAGGTCGGGCCGGGGGACGCGGTCACCGGCGCCACCGTCAACGTCGGCGGGCGGCTGCTCGTGCGCGCGACCCGCGTCGGCGCGGACACGCGGCTCGCCCAGATGGCCCGGCTGGTCGAGGCCGCGCAGAACGGCAAGGCCGAGGTCCAGCGCCTCGCCGACCGGGTCTCGGCGGTGTTCGTCCCGGCGGTCGTCTTCGCGGCGCTGGCCACGCTGGTGGTCTGGCTCGCGACGGGCGGGAGTGCCGAGCCGGCGTTCACCGCCGCCGTCGCGGTGCTGATCATCGCCTGCCCGTGCGCGCTCGGCCTCGCCACGCCGACCGCCCTGCTCGTCGGCACCGGCCGCGGCGCGCAGCTGGGCATCCTCATCAAGGGCCCCGAGGTGCTCGAGTCCACCCGGCGCGTCGACACCGTCGTGCTCGACAAGACCGGCACCGTCACCACGGGCACGATGACGCTCGTCGAAGGCGACGGCGAAGTCCTGCGGCTGGCGGGCGCCGTCGAGGCCGCCTCCGAGCACCCGATCGGGCGCGCCATCGCGGCCGCCGCCCGGGAGCGGTTCGGCACGCTGCCCGCCGTCACCGAGTTCCGCGGCACGCCGGGCGTCGGCGTCACCGGCGTGGTCGAGGGGCGCGTCGTGAGCGTCGGCCGGGCCGCGGGCGGGGACGCGACCACGGTCGCCGCGAGCTGGGACGGCGAGGTCCGCGGCACCCTCGTCGTCGCCGACACGATCAAGCCGACGTCGGCGCGGGCCGTCGAGGAGCTGCGCGCCCTCGGCCTCACGCCGGTGCTGCTGACCGGCGACAACGCGGGCGTGGCCCGGAAGATCGCCGCCGAGGCGGGCATCGACGAGGTCGTCGCCGAGGTGCTGCCCGAGGGCAAGGTCGACGTCGTCAAGCGGCTGCAGGCCGAGGGCCGCGTGGTGGCGATGGTCGGCGACGGCGTCAACGACGCGGCCGCGCTCGCCCAAGCCGACCTGGGCCTGGCCATGGGCACCGGCACCGACGCGGCCATCGAGGCGAGCGACCTCACGCTGGTCCGCGGCGACCTGCGGGCCGCGGGCGACGCGATCCGCCTGGCCCGCCGCACCCTCGCCACGATCAAGGGCAACCTGTTCTGGGCGTTCGCCTACAACGTCGCCGCGGTGCCGCTGGCGGCGCTCGGGCTGCTCAACCCGATGATCGCGGGCGCGGCGATGGCCTGCTCGTCGGCGTTCGTGGTGAGCAACAGCCTCCGGTTGCGCCGCTTCCGGTGA
- a CDS encoding heavy-metal-associated domain-containing protein, whose amino-acid sequence MTEATYTVEGMTCGHCATSVREEVSELDGVRQVDVDVESGRVTVTSDTPLTTDAVAAAVTEAGYRLVA is encoded by the coding sequence ATGACCGAAGCGACCTACACCGTCGAGGGCATGACCTGCGGACACTGCGCGACCTCGGTCCGCGAGGAGGTGTCCGAGCTCGACGGCGTCCGGCAGGTGGACGTCGACGTCGAGAGCGGCCGCGTCACCGTGACCAGCGACACGCCGCTGACCACCGACGCCGTCGCCGCGGCCGTCACCGAGGCCGGATACCGCCTGGTCGCCTAG